From Tripterygium wilfordii isolate XIE 37 chromosome 13, ASM1340144v1, whole genome shotgun sequence, the proteins below share one genomic window:
- the LOC120012459 gene encoding phytoene synthase 2, chloroplastic-like — protein sequence MTPERRRAIWAIYVWCRRTDELVDGPNASHITPTALDRWEARLEDLFQGGPFDMLDAAVSDTVTKFPVDIQPFKDMIEGMRMDLRKSRYEDFDELYLYCYYVAGTVGLMSIPVMGIAPESQATTESVYNAALALGIANQLTNILRDVGEDASRGRRYLPQDELAVAGIPEDDIFAGRLTNKWRNFMKSQIKGARMFFDEAEKGVTELSAASRWPVWASLLLYRQILDKIEANDYNNFTRRAYVSKAKKLLALPGLHTQDQEQLWLPTRCEQNSLSSCIVQYINQDDFFASTKEWLLKDSALKRLRSKWRMLSTSNEFMKGDDCWNMI from the exons ATGACTCCTGAAAGGCGAAGAGCTATATGGGCAATCTATG TGTGGTGTAGGAGGACTGATGAGCTTGTTGATGGGCCTAATGCTTCGCACATAACACCAACAGCTTTAGACAGGTGGGAGGCAAGGTTGGAAGATCTTTTTCAAGGTGGTCCATTTGATATGCTTGATGCTGCTGTATCAGATACTGTTACCAAATTTCCTGTTGATATTCAG CCATTTAAAGACATGATTGAAGGAATGAGGATGGACCTAAGGAAGTCAAGATACGAGGACTTTGATGAACTGTATCTTTATTGTTATTATGTCGCTGGGACTGTCGGATTAATGAGCATTCCAGTGATGGGCATTGCACCTGAATCTCAGGCAACAACAGAGAGTGTTTATAATGCTGCCTTGGCATTAGGTATTGCGAATCAGCTAACCAACATACTCAGGGACGTTGGAGAAGA TGCAAGTAGAGGTAGGAGATATCTACCACAAGATGAGTTGGCAGTGGCTGGGATACCGGAAGATGACATATTTGCTGGAAGGTTGACCAATAAATGGAGAAACTTCATGAAGAGTCAAATTAAGGGGGCGAGGATGTTCTTCGATGAGGCAGAGAAAGGTGTGACAGAACTGAGCGCAGCCAGTAGATGGCCG GTATGGGCATCGTTGCTCTTGTATCGTCAAATACTAGACAAGATAGAAGCTAACGACTACAACAACTTCACGAGGAGGGCTTATGTGAGCAAAGCAAAGAAGCTACTTGCTTTGCCGGGGTTGCATACACAAGATCAAGAACAGCTTTGGCTTCCAACAAGATGTGAACAGAATTCTCTATCATCATGTATAGTACAGTATATCAATCAAG ATGATTTTTTTGCTTCAACGAAGGAGTGGTTATTGAAAGACTCTGCTTTGAAGAGGCTACGGTCAAAATGGAGAATGCTGTCAACTTCTAATGAATTCATGAAAGGCGATGATTGTTGGAATATGATTTAG
- the LOC120012706 gene encoding disease resistance protein RPV1-like isoform X1, which translates to MASSVPTSITSTQRKYDVFISFRGTDTRDNFTSHVYDALCNARIQTFIDNDLNRGDDVSDALLQTIADSKITVVIFSENYASSRWCLDELVKIMECNKENGQIVIPVFFKVDPSHVRNQSGPFGQALAPYEGHLKIQIWRDALKKAANLSGWDSKVERPEAMLIKSLVRDILDKLYYTPSSNFGDLEED; encoded by the exons ATGGCTTCTTCTGTTCCTACTTCCATAACCTCTACTCAGCGAAAGTATGATGTTTTCATTAGTTTCAGAGGAACTGACACTCGTGACAACTTTACTAGTCATGTATATGATGCTTTGTGTAATGCAAGAATTCAAACTTTCATTGATAATGACCTCAATAGAGGAGATGATGTTTCAGATGCTCTTCTCCAGACGATTGCGGATTCAAAAATCACAGTTGTCATTTTCTCTGAGAACTATGCTTCTTCAAGATGGTGCTTAGATGAACTCGTGAAAATCATGGAGTGTAACAAAGAAAATGGACAAATTGTTATACcagtcttcttcaaagtggatccatcacatgtaagAAACCAATCAGGCCCTTTTGGACAGGCTTTAGCTCCGTATGAAGGTCATCTGAAGATACAAATATGGAGGGATGCTTTGAAAAAAGCTGCTAATTTATCTGGATGGGATTCAAAGGTCGAAAG gcCTGAAGCTATGCTTATTAAAAGTCTTGTGAGAGATATTTTGGACAAGCTTTACTACACTCCCTCAAGCAATTTTGGTGATCTTGAAGAAGATTGA
- the LOC120012706 gene encoding disease resistance protein RPV1-like isoform X2, giving the protein MASSVPTSITSTQRKYDVFISFRGTDTRDNFTSHVYDALCNARIQTFIDNDLNRGDDVSDALLQTIADSKITVVIFSENYASSRWCLDELVKIMECNKENGQIVIPVFFKVDPSHVRNQSGPFGQALAPYEGHLKIQIWRDALKKAANLSGWDSKVESYAY; this is encoded by the exons ATGGCTTCTTCTGTTCCTACTTCCATAACCTCTACTCAGCGAAAGTATGATGTTTTCATTAGTTTCAGAGGAACTGACACTCGTGACAACTTTACTAGTCATGTATATGATGCTTTGTGTAATGCAAGAATTCAAACTTTCATTGATAATGACCTCAATAGAGGAGATGATGTTTCAGATGCTCTTCTCCAGACGATTGCGGATTCAAAAATCACAGTTGTCATTTTCTCTGAGAACTATGCTTCTTCAAGATGGTGCTTAGATGAACTCGTGAAAATCATGGAGTGTAACAAAGAAAATGGACAAATTGTTATACcagtcttcttcaaagtggatccatcacatgtaagAAACCAATCAGGCCCTTTTGGACAGGCTTTAGCTCCGTATGAAGGTCATCTGAAGATACAAATATGGAGGGATGCTTTGAAAAAAGCTGCTAATTTATCTGGATGGGATTCAAAGGTCGAAAG CTATGCTTATTAA
- the LOC120012705 gene encoding disease resistance protein RPP2B-like has translation MNVRYVDAVNCISLEMVASPLSTGTAAIGKFDSYRNCVLFHFSNCWKLDQNARNIILADVESRLLHWEAAYLETLLSLDPIAAGIIFWGGDVPDWFNYKSRGSSLTAKLPPHWCNDELFRLVFCVVIEFKQFPRHSKFEAFFYDCHIRDNGGDSFSTNNGLRFSWGLENATQSNNVNLVYDKSLVNNWRIPGKAYDADEISIEFWVGEDFRNCCTVKKCGVHLLYTHEIEDRYRRSVVQPKSPFGDLTQFPLKQDYVDDDIEEAAIEDVKDNEGCNLGNPVEDLAPVRRRKIKRKLKRKTLRNFIKFRWFRGEINSKRVRRA, from the exons ATGAATGTCCGTTATGTAGATGCAGTGAATTGCATATCACTAGAAATGGTGGCAAGTCCTTTATCCACAGGCACAGCAGCCATAGGAAAATTTGACTCTTACCGAAATtgtgttttgtttcatttttcaaattgctGGAAATTGGACCAAAATGCAAGAAACATCATACTGGCAGATGTAGAATCGAGGTTGTTGCACTGGGAAGCCGCCTATTTGGAAACTTTATTATCCTTG GATCCTATAGCAGCCGGTATCATTTTTTGGGGAGGTGATGTTCCAGATTGGTTCAACTATAAAAGTAGGGGATCCTCACTAACTGCAAAGCTTCCTCCACATTGGTGTAATGACGAGTTATTCCGCCTGGTTTTTTGTGTTGTTATTGAGTTCAAGCAGTTCCCCAGACACTCTAAGTTCGAAGCTTTTTTCTATGATTGCCACATAAGAGACAACGGAGGTGACAGCTTCAGTACCAATAATGGTTTGAGGTTTTCTTGGGGATTGGAAAATGCTACTCAGTCAAATAATGTTAATTTAGTTTATGATAAATCATTGGTAAATAATTGGAGGATACCTGGAAAAGCATACGATGCGGATGAGATCTCAATTGAATTCTGGGTTGGAGAAGATTTTAGAAACTGTTGTACAGTCAAAAAGTGTGGCGTCCATTTACTGTACACTCATGAGATAGAAGATAGATATCGTCGTTCAGTGGTTCAAcctaagtctccttttggtgaTCTGACCCAGTTCCCTTTGAAGCAAGATTATGTGGACGATGATATTGAAGAAGCAGCCATAGAAGATGTTAAAGATAATGAAGGCTGTAATTTGGGCAACCCCGTGGAAGATTTAGCTCCTGTGAGGCGTAGGAAAATAAAACGGAAGCTGAAGCGGAAGAcattaagaaattttattaaatttcgtTGGTTTCGAGGGGAAATCAACTCAAAAAGAGTAAGAAGAGCTTGA